In Pyrus communis chromosome 15, drPyrComm1.1, whole genome shotgun sequence, the genomic stretch GATTGCGTTTCAGAATGGCAGAAATACAAGGCCTGCCTCGCCGTGCGTTTCCAAATCTTACCCTTGTTCTAAATGTTCATCCAAATCacaattaataattttatataaatattttgcttattttaattttggttttgcgCAGGAACATTTGGAAGATAAGCAGCTGAGTCGCTTCTTAGAGGCTGAAGGCAATGTGAACTCCACCACCACTGACGGTGGCTAACGAAAACCGGCAGCGGCGGAGATGATAATGCCGGTCTTGGttaggagttttttttttgttaggtaTAACACCTCACTTTGGTCGCCTTCGATAGAAGTGGTCGTCTGTACaatgtcaatcattttggttattttatgaaaaatatcCGGTATTTTTATCTAATCAGCCCCTCCACTTCTTCTCAAGaccatttggtttaaaaaaccTTGAGAAATCGAAAACTGAGAATATCGAGTTGGGTTCGAAATGTGTAACATTGGGCATCAACATTCTGTGAAATTGTACgtttttggttagttttctgTTGGAGTTTTGTGTGATCAACCAGCAAAACTGGTTGATAATTTGAAGGGTTTATACTTTTTACAATTTCTCAACGATCACATTATTTGAACAGCAAAGATGCACTTTGATTTTTGGCATTGCTGATTGCTTTTACACTTCATTTTCCATTGGCATTGCTTCGTACGCGAACGGAGCTTTGATTGCTTCGTTTCTTCGAATAGGAAATGAACAACCATCGACTCTTCTCCTTTGTTGTACGCGAACAGAGCTTTGGCTGCTTCATTCCTCCGTACGCAAACAGAGCTTTGGCATTGCCACCGAAATGAAGAATGTAGGCCGATATACTGTCCATTTCACGGCTGAATCCATGATTGATTTTATGGAGCAGGAAGCCTCTGTTTCAAACGTGCTGATATCTCCGATGACATCTCTACATTCTGCAGCTCTAGATCCGTACACACCGTAACAAAAATAACTTGAATCGATATCGCGGCACATAGTCCAGCGACTCAATCTGGTAAAGAATTAATCGCTTACGCACAGGCATTGCTCTTCTATGGAAGCTTTTTGTGTCGTCAAGCTGCAGATCCCGGTAACTTTGCAGTTGCTATATCTCTGCGCAATGCACAATGACAAAGATTCCCAGCCACGCCCAAAATCAAGAAGAGTGTGACCATATTTTATCCGTGACATTTCACAGTGGAGCTCCAACGCTGCTTTCTCAGCATCCTCTACTTGAGTTCTCACGCTAGCGTGAATCTTGGAAAaacatttaaagtgttttttgcaAGAAGCGTATAAGTGGTGCTTCTTGTAATAACCAATTCAAGTTcttttagaacccaaaaatattggaaagtgttattgacacttcaaaaatctcattttacacttctcacaattgtatttttctttcttaatataaaaagtttggagtgtagaatgagatttttgaagtactaataataattctcaaaatattttctctaatgTTCTCGGCTCCCTATTTTTACACGGTTTTGACGGAAATATAACTAGAAAGTCCAACTTTTGAGCCCATCTAAGCCCACCAAGGTGGACCGGACCCAAGTAGAAACAAAGGCCGAAGTATGATTTTGATCTTGGTCTATTTGGTATTTTAACATCTTTAAAGATTGATTCATGCAAGTGATCCTTTATTACAGTGGTGTAGAGGAGTGTTACTCTTGCATCATGGCAAGGGTTCGAACCTCCCAACTTCctctctaatctaacaaatctatattttaacaaaaataaaaaataaaaaagattgatTTATATTTACACGTTTGCTAAGAACAAAATTAACTATACTACAAAACTTTAAAAAGATTGATTCATGCAAGTGGCTTTCTACTACAGTGGTATAGAGGAGTGTTGTTCTTGCACCACGGCGAGGATTCGAACCTCCAACTTCctcctaatctaacaaatctatcttttaacccaaaaaaaaaaaaaagattgactTATATTTACACATGTTTTGCTAAGAACAAAATTAACCATACTACGAAACTTTAAATTGCTACGTTTGAAACTACAAGGATAAGTAAAATCTTAGTTAAAATAtaaggttaaaattattatgGTAGTGATCTTGACGCTCTTGTTTTTTACCCAAATAATATTAGGGAAGTTATATTTTTAAGTCATATTGATATACTCACACGTGGCAGATGATGGATACAACTAACGTTCAATCAGATAGATTCATTAACTGATGAGAGATATATACGTCACTTAACACATCATTTGATAAGccaatgtgatataaaaatacagtctctctaacattaatCTTTCTACGTatgcaataatttttttgtttttctctcctAAGTTTCATTAGTTAAAAGAGATAGTAGGCACAGAAAAGAAAACGAAAGTcggaaaataattattttttagacGAAAGCATATTTATCGTTCACGAAATACAATGACCATTATAACCTCGCCAAACTGGTACTAGAACGACTCTCCAATCACTCCACCGTCCAACACACAGAAGACAAAACTTCTACTTTCAATCGCCTTTAAAATTCGTCACGGTGAAGTTTTTCCCGGAAAATCTTCACACGATTCCCGAGAAAATACCCAAAACCAACCACACGGCTCGCTCGACCAAGCCATCCATCTACACGGTGTTCATCGGCTGGGGCCCCGAGTGACGTTCCTCCGGCTAAGAGGCGCTCGGTCCTTGCTGGTACTGTACATTTGCAGTTTTTTTCATATTGTCAGAATTTCTCATTCGATTAATCAGTTCCAGTGTTTGGATTGTTATTCAAAAGCATCTGTAGGGGGTTTTAGAGAAAAGTTGAATTATTTACAAGTTTCCATGGTGGGTTTGGTTGGATATGGTCTAATTAGATTAATTTGTATGCAAAGATAAGATATCATGTTGCAGAAAGCTGAGAGTAGGGAAGATTACAGTGGTGGGAATTCCAACAATGGTGAGTTGTTGCGTGACATTGAAGAACTAAGCAAAGCCCTTTACTTTCATAAATCCCCACCGAAGGTTTTGCTTTCCTCTTCTGATGGAAGATCCAAATCTGCTGGGAAAACCCGTTTTTTGGATTCGAACCCGAGATTTGTTGGGGAAGATTTGTTGCACAAGGACAAGAAATCGTCTTCGGTGTGGAATTGGAAGAAGCCCTTGAAGGCTCTCAGTCATATCGGGAATCGGAAatttagttgttgtttttacCTTCATGTGCATTCTGTTGAAGGGTTGCCTCTGAGTTTTAATAATCTTAGTGTATGTGTGCATTGGAAGAGGAAGGGTGAGGTGCTGCAGACTCAGTCTTCGAAGGTTGTGGAAGGCGTAGCTGAATTTGATGAAAGTTTGATGCATAGGTGTTCTGTGTATGGAAGTAGAAATGGCCCAAACCATTCGGTTAAGTATGAGGAGAAGCTGTCGTTGATCTACGTTTCTTTGAGTGGGGCGCCAGGGCTTGACATCGGGAAACACTGGGTTGATCTTACGAGGCTGTTACCACTTACTTTTGACGAGTTGGAGGGGGAAAAGAGTGGTAAATGGACAACAAGCTTTAACCTTTCAGGCAAGGCTAGAGGTGCTAATCTAAATGTTAGTTTGGGATTTCTGGTGATGCAGGATAAGTTAATTAATGTGAGGGCTAATCCAAATGTTCCTGAGCTTCTGAACACAGGGCCAAGGAGGTCAAGTTCGTTGGACGGTGGAGCTACAATGCTTCGCCCAGTTGGGAGTTTGCCACGTAGTGTAACTCCCAAGCCTGCCTTCTCATCTCAGTCTCTTGATTTGAAGATTTGTCGCGAAGGACTGCTGAATGAAGGGTTGGAGCTCTCCAAGTCAATTGATTTCTTGTGTCAGACACTTGATGAGACGAGATTGAGCAGTGTAACAGAGTCAGATTGTGAACATGTGCCGCCACTTGAACCTAAAACTGATATAAACTTTTCGTTTGCTAAAGgaattgaagaatatgaggATGATGACGATACTGAATTTACCATTGTAGAAGTGGGGACAGAAATGTCTGAGATGGAAGAGTTAAAATCTGATCAAGTTCCCGGTCATGCTAATGATGAGTCAGAAGCAGTTGAAATTATCAATGTGGATGAGATTATTAATGGTTATGACATAGACCTCGAGGAGAAGACTATGATTATTCCAAAGGAAGCCCATGGTAGTTATGTGGACGAGGTTGTGGTGGATGACCGCAAACATGAACATGATAATGTATGCACCCAGGGATCAGCCATGGATGAGGTGGAGTCTGCAACTCACATGCTCTTGATTTCAGAATCAGCAGATTTGGATCGGCCATTTTCTTCGGGAGAGTTTCTTGAGGAAAGGAACCACACGGAACTTAAGTCGACTTACAAATCAAGTAAAACAGGTAAAAAATCACTTAGTTTGGACGATGTAACTGAATCCGTGTCAAGTGATTTCTTAAACATCCTTGGTATGGACTGTAGCATGAGTTCTGATAGTGATGCCGAGTCTCCTAGAGAACGTCTTTTACGAGAGTTTGAAAAAGAGGCTCTGGGTTCGGGAAACttattttttgattttgattggaAGGAAGAGCAGCCCGAAATTGGATCCTCTGTTTCACCAGGTTCTGATTCTGGAGATTGCTTTGAGAATTCTGATTTGTCATTGATTATTGAAGCCGCTGAAGAAGAGCACAAGAAAAGTGAGCTATTAAGAAGAAGGAAGGCCAAAATTCTTGAAGGCTTGGAGACTGAAGCTTTGATGCGAGAATGGGGATTAAATGAAAAGGACTTTCGGAATTCTCCTCGTACCTTCTCTGGTGGATTCGGCAGTCCAATTGAGCTCCGCCTTGAAGAGCCACTCCTACCTCCACTCGGAGAAGGCTTTGGTCCTTACGTTCGGTTGAAGGGTGGAGGCATTTTGCAGTCTATGAATCCTTCACTTTTCAGAAATGCTAAAAACGGTGGGAACTTGGTGATTCATATTTCTAATCCCGTTGTTATACCAGCAGTAATGGGTTTTGATGTTATCCAGATACTGCAGCATCTGGCAATGGTTGGAGATACGCTGCATGAGTGTGTGAGTAAACTAATGCCTTTGGAAGATATTACAGGGAAGACAATACAACAAGTAGCCTGGGAGGCAGCGGCTGCAGCGCGTAACATAGTGGTGTCTGAGAGGTTTGTGAGCACAACAATTACATTGATATCTGAAGTATTGTGATTTCAAATATTTCTCTATTTGTTGGCTTAATTCTCCCCCTTGTTTCAGGTTTGAGCAGATTTTATATCGTGGGAGGCAGGATGAAGGATTTCCTTCTAGTTGGAGTTGTCATAACCTGAGTTCTGCCGAATTGGGATGTAGTGAGATGGGGTCGGACTACGTATCTCTAGAGTATCTTGCCCCTTTGGCAATGGGAAAAATTGAAGCTCTTGCAGTGGAAGGGTTAAGAATCCAGTCCTGCATTTCAAGCGGGGAGGCACCTCCAAGTATATATCCTCAGTCTGGAGGTTTGCAACTATGCGGTTTTGGAGACCGTGTTGTTGATGTTGAGGGATTAATTGCTCTGTCTTTACCATTGGACGAGTGGCTGAGGCTAGATGCTAAAATCATTAGTGATGAAGATCACAGCAGAGAGCGATTGTTGAAAATCCTTGCTGCCCATCATGCCAAGTACACAGATTTGGTTGATGGAAATTTGACACAAGAAACAAACTGCGGTGGTTTATCCGGTAGGAACTGTGGACTTTTGGGGGACAACCTCACAATTGCTCTCATGGTGCAGCTTAGAGATCCCTTTCGAAACCATGAACCAGTGGGTGTTCCAATGATTGCTCTAATTCAAGTGGAGAGAGTTTTGGCCAATTTAATGCCAGAGGTGTCAAGTGTGCTGTTAAACGATAGCAAAGAGAACGAACACGATGAGTCAGTCTTTGACGAGATTGGGGACATGAGAAAAGGGGAGACAAATGAAGGAGATGAAGGATGCAATCCTCAGTTTAAAATCATCGACGTCCATCTTGCAGGAGTGGATGCTGCGCCTGGAAACAGGCGGCTTTGGGGTACCACAACCCAACTGCATTCTGGCTCCCGATGGTTGCTTGGCGCTGGCATGGGTAAGACCGCTAGTTTTCCAGTCTCGAACTCCAAAGCCATTGTAAGATCATCCACACCAGTTTCAGCAAAACATCAAAGGGATTTTCTATGGAGCATTTCCTCTGATTTTCAAGGAACAGGAGCTACCTGGAAGGATTTGATAGCTCCACATGTTCGAAACCCGAATGTTATATTTCCGAATGAAAGCATCAAACCACACACATAAACCTGTAACATGTAGATGTGCTTTCCTTGTACAGATTCTTTTGTTTGAAGAGCGAGAATAGAGATGTTAAGCTACAGGTTATTATGTGAATTATAGATTCTGTTGCATTATACTTCACACATAACCGATTCATGTGCATTGATTTATTTTTCACAAAcgatattttactttttaacaaATCTCAACTGGGTGCGGAATTCGAACTTGGGTGCCTAAGGAATTATATCCACTCTAGCCCAAGTAATTATGCCCATTTATGCCGCAGACTgttagtttggttttggttAGGAGAAAGTTTCATGTCATTTCCCTCTTCAGCTAAATACCATGGAATTGAGGCTGTTTTAAGTACTTACTCGAACAAAAATTCTTGAGTGCGCCGGATTACTTTGTATACACCAGGTgttttaaccgttaaatctatatatatatatatatatatatatatatatgtatgtatgtatgtatatttaaacaaagatttaatggtttaaacaCCCATAGTATCCCAGAAAGTCTCCTTACTGGAAACATCTAATGCTTTTCTGATGTCCATGACATAACTTAGGACATGATGTCCGTTCTTCATATAAGGAAAGACTATTGATGTGATGTATATAACATTAACATCTAACACATCGATATCAAAATGTATCGACATGCTAAAGGAACAGAATCCGTCATCTGACAAAGAACATACGTTTTGCATAGAAAATTTATAGTCGATTAcattagtttatatatatatcttccATAACAGATATAGCAGTCTTTGTTCAAATCAatagatgaaaaaaaatttggagaaaaaaaaCCTCCTAGTGCTTAAAGTGTTGTTGAAATGCAGGTCGCATGATTAAAGCGTTAACCAAATAAGACTGAACGTAACACACGAGATAAACTCTCGTTCCAAACCCTAAACTCAAACAACCAACCAAGTCTTGTCCCATTATGTGGGGTTAACAAAAGGGTGATCCAAGCCAACGAAGCTAAAGCGGACCCCAAACTCCAAAAAATGCTCAAAAATTAGAGGCTTGGATGATTATGGACTCCATCATAAGTTGTAATTACAAACCTTGGATCCTCCCTATCTCTCTCAACTCTTTTTTTCACGTGGCACCCTCCAATTGAACACTTGTAGTAATTTCTGCAATCAAACATAACATCATCAGATTAAAAACATCTAAACATGGCTAAACGTTATCGTATATGTGGGTCAGACAAGTTGGGCAGAGCAGTGTGCCCGCCGCCTTACATGTGAGTTTGAATCCTCTCCAATAGATTAGGATAGTTTAGAGGAttgtttgtaactttgtatATGAAAAGGAACAGATCTGTATTCGATTCGGTTAATCGTGCTTTTACTttgtatatgttttcttttacCTTGGATTAGGGCTGCTTTTCACCATCTTTTTACCATACTTCCTCCACCTGAACCCATCATCCAATATTTCAACCtctgattttgttttgaatGCAACTCTGTCTCCAGCTTCCTGCCTCTCCCGGCTGCTTCCATTCTCTCCTCCTAacacataaacacacaaaagataaataaaaaacgtGACCCCAAGCCAACAAAACTCTCAGCTTTGCGAGGGTCGGGAAGGGAACGTCTAAAAATAtgcattagaaaaaaaaaaaatatatatatatatatatatatatatatataatgtatatgtgtgtgcgcATAAGTATTTATACGCTTACTGCTAGTAGACCCTCCAGGTTGGCTGCTTCTTGCACCAGACTCACCAACTTCATTCGCTCGAAAACCCGAATTCTGGACAGAAAACTCCGAACCTACGAAACTCGGATCCTCATCCAGCCACTTGCGGATCATCAAGTACTCcgaaaactcaaaattcaagtTGCCGGAAAAGTCATTAGTCTCAGGTGACTCTACTGACCTGAAGTTGCCACCAGACATTAAGGTACTGTAAAGTATGGCCAGACTGAACGTTGATCACgacctaaatatatgatatcTCCATCTCAAAAGGAGGAGGGTTTCTTCGTGACCTTCCTTGTCAATGAAGCGAAGCTTCAAAGCTGGTGCTTAGGACTGCCACAGACAGTGACAGACATACTGTTATTATGAAATAAAAGATAGTTCTGTGGTGCCTTGAAGTTATGTTTCAAAGTTTTTAATCATTATATCTTCGTCATTATAttttgaaccgaaccgaacatCCAACAGCTTAAAAATAATAGAGCATAAAATATCCCGaaatatattagaaaatatttgaaatcCAGATGTAAGATGCAGATGGTTGTAGAACATGCCAAATGAGGACTTGTGGGAAGACTTTGTACCCTGAAAGGTCTCCGGCTCGTGGTTAGACCAAGCCCAATCCCTTCACATTTGACAAATAAATattaaagtaattaataatACAAGTCAATTGTGTGGTGATTTTGATACGTTGATTCAATGCACCACTCAAAATCTTGGAGCTGAGATGAGATGGGTATGTGTTGAAGTCATGGAGCTAACgtcgttaagtactattttcaCGTTGACAATTGAGAGATTCTTATGTTTGGACGCTCGTATAACGGTATAAGGCACCTTATATAAAAAAGCAATAGACGAGGAAGTGAGAATGCGTGAGAAGCAATTTTGCTCATAATCACTTAAAACAAAAGTATTTTTATTAAGATTATTGACCCATCCTCACAGTGATTATCACGTGATCCGAACATCtaaactgaaaaatttctcctcactTCGCTCATGATTTTTGAAAATGCTTATGTAAGAAGTAGTCTTACTCAAACGTTGCcataaaaacgttttcaattgTTTGAAAGCCCAAAAGCGCAAGAGTTGGTTGACATTTTATGTCGCATGTTCCACAACCATATAACCAAATAACACCACAACACATGATGCACAAGCAAAGAGCTGAGAAACTTGGCATTTTATGTTCCACTTGTTTCATCTGTTTGTTTAATTTCAGTTATACTAAAAAGTGAAAAGCATAACCCTGTCCTTACGTTGATGTTGCTTCTGTGATTTGGAGTGCACATGGTCTCTGTACAAACCGTAATTTAAGGAGTGAAGCAAGAACTTGAGATGAAAGGGCTTGACCAAATAATACTGGTGTAATTGGTACTGCCTTACCAATCAAGTCCCATTAAAAGGACAAATTCTCAGGTCCGAACGACAAGTTCACGTGACCGCCCGCCCAAGGACACTAAGTTGAGCTAGTCATGAGTGAATGCGGTTGAAATAAGAGGTTGGGGATGATTCGGGTGCTTTTGTGTCTAGGTCAGGATGATCGCTTAAATTGATCATCTAGATCCAAGAAATTGACATATGACATATTCGCACTTTTTACCATATCTTAAGAGAGAAAGGTGAACCCGTCAAATCCGCCGATAATGTCGACGAGATATGGTTAGACCATTTCGTCTCGGTGCATCAAATTTATGTTCAAAGTCGATGGCAGAAGGCATCAAAATTAGGATTAGGACAAGCCGGCAGCCCACTTAGGAAAAGATTGACTTAGGAAGTGTGTGGGTAACTTCCTTCCAGAGGCCATTGTCAAGGGGTTTATAACAAAGGTCTACGAAAGCCTTGCTGCCATATTATCATGCTGTCAATGTCAAGTTCGGTAGCTGAGCAATAACTTTGAAAGATTAATTCTTATTGGAGTTTTTATACAAGTTAAGCAAAACTTTTGATACCAATTTGTTTCTTAAAAAAGTTAATATATGGCAAGATATGATGGAACTAATCACAAATTGACAAATCGAAAACCGGTTTAAAAAGAGAGCTATTAGACCCATCCCAATGTCTTATTTCCTTATCAGTTACTAGCTTCTTACCTTTTATTGGAAAGAGCATTTACACTTTTTCTTTCTAGAATTCTTTCTATCCTCATCCTTTATGGCTTCTTTTGCTAATTCAGCATACATGTTTTAAACGTCttcttatatttaaaaaattataatcacATTGAGATGCAAAACTACATAAttgaatgacatataaattatcaAGTACATATTCAAAACACAGGGAACAAGTATATAATGattgttcatccaagtatttaacaagtttcttacaaaatagaatttatctatttttttgtCTAATGGAGAGTCACAACCTAGGCGGGCTTGGCCAACGCCTAGACAAGTTTATGCGCCTTTTCTTACTTCGTAAACTCTTAAAGATTAATCGTGACAGTGGTTAGCCGCCTAGTACCTAGCAGAGCTTAAGCTACACTAGGCGGTTACTGGGCTAAGTTAGACTGGGACTTTGAGAGAACACTTCTATAACTAACAGAGTAGTTCAAACTTCTAAGGTACATAATTTCCACACAATTCACAAATGCAATCAAATTCATACCTGAGACACCAGAGACAACCTGGGTGGCATTAATATTCTGAAACCGAATGCCGGCTTCATTGGCAATTGCATGAGCCAACGTCGTCTCCCCGCACCCTGGCGGACCCGACAGCAGAATCCCCTAAACGGGCTTGCCTCCGAACCACCGATGCAGTTTCCTATGTTGCAGCATcccttttttttcataaattgtgTTGATAATGTATCAACATTATGCCAGTAGTCTATTAATACTGTGTTGACAATGTATTAATATTGAATTGATAATATGTTAATCGCATAAATATTTTCGTTGTAGATGATTAACAGAgactgcatttttttttaatgcgaAAAGAAAGTAACCAGAGAATTCATGCTAATCCAGCTGGAGAGGCTATCGGGAGCTGAGGCATATGTTAAATTAGGGTGAGGTTTATTATTCTAGTCTACAGGATAAATGAAATCTTGAGTATCGACTGTCGTGTGGGGTTAGACTAATGTGTAGCTGAGGTTATAAGTAATTCATTACGTATACGTGCTTGTTATAGGTAGATGTAGATGTGAAAGTGCCCAAGAAGCCGCCCTAAAATACATTGTTAGAGGCCTTGCCGATAAGGGGACCAGCTGATGGTTTCGTCACAACAAACAATTGTAAAAGAACCAGTGAGCCCAATTTTCCTAGATTTTATTACAAGTTTACCCTTTCTAATCAGCGATGTCGTTTGTGGAAGGGTTGCATATATGCAGTGCTTTCTTGCCGCCCCTCTCTGTGCGTGCTCTTACCGTGAGCGATGGCGCGCCTAAAGCACAAAGGGGCCCCGCCGCCTGCAGCCGCCGACAAGTCGGAAAATCGGCGTC encodes the following:
- the LOC137717687 gene encoding protein PLASTID MOVEMENT IMPAIRED 1-RELATED 2-like; the encoded protein is MLQKAESREDYSGGNSNNGELLRDIEELSKALYFHKSPPKVLLSSSDGRSKSAGKTRFLDSNPRFVGEDLLHKDKKSSSVWNWKKPLKALSHIGNRKFSCCFYLHVHSVEGLPLSFNNLSVCVHWKRKGEVLQTQSSKVVEGVAEFDESLMHRCSVYGSRNGPNHSVKYEEKLSLIYVSLSGAPGLDIGKHWVDLTRLLPLTFDELEGEKSGKWTTSFNLSGKARGANLNVSLGFLVMQDKLINVRANPNVPELLNTGPRRSSSLDGGATMLRPVGSLPRSVTPKPAFSSQSLDLKICREGLLNEGLELSKSIDFLCQTLDETRLSSVTESDCEHVPPLEPKTDINFSFAKGIEEYEDDDDTEFTIVEVGTEMSEMEELKSDQVPGHANDESEAVEIINVDEIINGYDIDLEEKTMIIPKEAHGSYVDEVVVDDRKHEHDNVCTQGSAMDEVESATHMLLISESADLDRPFSSGEFLEERNHTELKSTYKSSKTGKKSLSLDDVTESVSSDFLNILGMDCSMSSDSDAESPRERLLREFEKEALGSGNLFFDFDWKEEQPEIGSSVSPGSDSGDCFENSDLSLIIEAAEEEHKKSELLRRRKAKILEGLETEALMREWGLNEKDFRNSPRTFSGGFGSPIELRLEEPLLPPLGEGFGPYVRLKGGGILQSMNPSLFRNAKNGGNLVIHISNPVVIPAVMGFDVIQILQHLAMVGDTLHECVSKLMPLEDITGKTIQQVAWEAAAAARNIVVSERFEQILYRGRQDEGFPSSWSCHNLSSAELGCSEMGSDYVSLEYLAPLAMGKIEALAVEGLRIQSCISSGEAPPSIYPQSGGLQLCGFGDRVVDVEGLIALSLPLDEWLRLDAKIISDEDHSRERLLKILAAHHAKYTDLVDGNLTQETNCGGLSGRNCGLLGDNLTIALMVQLRDPFRNHEPVGVPMIALIQVERVLANLMPEVSSVLLNDSKENEHDESVFDEIGDMRKGETNEGDEGCNPQFKIIDVHLAGVDAAPGNRRLWGTTTQLHSGSRWLLGAGMGKTASFPVSNSKAIVRSSTPVSAKHQRDFLWSISSDFQGTGATWKDLIAPHVRNPNVIFPNESIKPHT
- the LOC137716780 gene encoding probable WRKY transcription factor 50, whose protein sequence is MSGGNFRSVESPETNDFSGNLNFEFSEYLMIRKWLDEDPSFVGSEFSVQNSGFRANEVGESGARSSQPGGSTSRGENGSSRERQEAGDRVAFKTKSEVEILDDGFRWRKYGKKMVKSSPNPRNYYKCSIGGCHVKKRVERDREDPRFVITTYDGVHNHPSL